A genomic region of Salvelinus namaycush isolate Seneca chromosome 7, SaNama_1.0, whole genome shotgun sequence contains the following coding sequences:
- the LOC120050490 gene encoding glucagon-1, whose amino-acid sequence MFGIHSLAGVLLMVIVQSSWQVPLQEAEDNSSLETAGPLLEDLMGVFNMNRHSEGTFSNDRYSKSWYSKYQEERMAQDFVQWLMNSKRRGGPSKRHADGTYTSDVSTYLQDQAAKDFVSWLKSGRARRESAEESRNGPMSRRHVDGSFTSDVNKVLDSLAAKEYLLWVMTSKTSGKSNKRQEDH is encoded by the exons ATGTTTGGCATCCACTCCCTGGCTGGTGTGCTCCTCATGGTCATTGTACAGAGCAGTTGGCAAGTCCCTCTACAAGAGGCTGAGGACAACTCAAG CTTAGAGACAGCAGGCCCACTATTGGAGGATTTGATGGGCGTATTTAACATGAATAGACATTCCGAGGGAACCTTCTCTAACGACAGGTACAGTAAATCCTGGTACAGTAAATACCAGGAAGAAAGGATGGCTCAGGACTTTGTTCAATGGCTTATGAACTCCAAGAGGAGGGG TGGTCCATCCAAACGACATGCCGATGGGACCTACACCAGCGACGTGAGCACCTACCTACAGGACCAGGCGGCCAAGGACTTTGTTTCCTGGCTCAAATCAGGACGGGCCAGACGAGA ATCTGCAGAGGAGAGCAGGAATGGTCCAATGAGCAGAAGACATGTAGATGGGAGCTTCACCAGCGACGTGAACAAGGTGCTAGACAGCTTGGCTGCCAAAGAGTATTTACTCTGGGTCATGACCTCCAAAACCTCAGGGAAAAG taACAAACGTCAAGAAGATCATTGA